The following coding sequences are from one Gossypium raimondii isolate GPD5lz chromosome 4, ASM2569854v1, whole genome shotgun sequence window:
- the LOC105780114 gene encoding integrin-linked protein kinase 1: MMKKLGNNFVNSETIDDDETIFFKIGFAIKIEDFRPSHSSSTKLVGQKVDSGGLYRLLQCASKGDKAGVIQELDKGVEPNGADYDRRTALHLAACEGWIEVVDLLLEKGADVNSLDHWGRTPLSDVHSFRHNEVCKILEARGGIDPILARHFGGWL, translated from the exons ATGATGAAAAAATTGGGTAATAACTTCGTCAACTCCGAAACAATCGACGATGATGAAACCATTT ttttcaaaatcGGTTTCGCGATCAAAATAGAAGATTTCAGGCCGTCTCATTCTTCTTCAACG AAGCTGGTGGGACAGAAAGTTGATTCAGGGGGTCTTTATAGACTGCTTCAATGTGCAAGTAAAGGGGATAAAGCTGGCGTAATACAAGAACTAGATAAAGGTGTGGAGCCTAATGGAGCTGATTATGATAGGAGAACTGCTCTTCATTTAGCTGCTTGTGAAGGTTGGATTGAAGTTGTTGATTTGCTTCTTGAGAAAGGTGCTGATGTGAATTCTTTAGATCATTGGGGTCGAACT CCATTGTCCGACGTACATAGCTTTCGACACAATGAGGTTTGCAAGATACTTGAAGCTCGAGGGGGAATCGATCCG ATCTTGGCTCGTCATTTTGGGGGATGGCTTTGA